One Candidatus Methylomirabilota bacterium genomic window, CCGCGATGCGGGCAAGGCCCATGTCCTCCGGCTTGTCGCGGATGAAGATGAAGCAGGCGACGGCCAGGACGAGCGTGACGGCGCCGATGCCGACGAAGGACGAGCGCCAGCCGATGGCCTCGACCAGGAGGGCCAGCGGCCCCGTGCCCACGAGCGCGCCCACGGCGCCGATGCTCTGGCTCGTGCCGGCGACCGTCGCGAACTCGTGCGGGCGGAACCACTCAGACGCGAGGCGCAGCGAGGCGATGAGCATCACCGAGGCGCCTACGCCGACCAGCAGCCGGCCGGCGACCGCCACGGAGAAGACGGGCGCGGTGCCGAAGAGCATGCTGCCCGCGGCCATGGTCAGGCCGCCCAGCGCCAGCACGCGGCGGGGACCCAGCGTGTCGGCCAGGGTGCCGTTGGGCAGGGCCATGACCACGAAGCAGTAAGGGTAGACGGCGATCAGCGTGCCCAGGGCCGCCGCGGGGATCGCGAAGGCCTGCATGAGATCGCCCGCCA contains:
- a CDS encoding MFS transporter yields the protein MSTTCPRARGSCSSTSASRRARCVRGSQTDPIRRTLRARWGIVAAPALLYIFSYFHRVAPVVVAGDLMQAFAIPAAALGTLIAVYPYCFVVMALPNGTLADTLGPRRVLALGGLTMAAGSMLFGTAPVFSVAVAGRLLVGVGASVMLIASLRLASEWFRPHEFATVAGTSQSIGAVGALVGTGPLALLVEAIGWRSSFVGIGAVTLVLAVACFIFIRDKPEDMGLARIAEGPRAPAPSLRDTIAAMPAIAANPRSWPILLLGATMYGSFVPFFGLWGVPYLTQVYGLSRVP